The ANME-2 cluster archaeon DNA window ATGCCTGAGAATGGATGGGAGCCCAAGATAGTGGCATTCTGCTGTAACTGGTGCAGTTACGGTGGTGCGGATACCGCTGGTATGGGCAGGTTCCAGCAGCCTGCGTCCACCAGGGTCATCAGGGTCATGTGCTCGGGCAGGATTGACCCGCTGCATGTGTTCAATGCGTTCCTGGAGGGTGCGGATGCAGTGCTGGTCACCGGGTGTCATATCGGGGACTGCCATTACGTGAACGGGAACGAGAAGACCGAAGTGAGGTACGGGTTCCTTGAGGATATGATACAGCAGCTGGGACTGGAGCCCGAAAGGCTGCACCTGAACTGGATATCTGCCAGCGAGGGCGAGCGGTTTGCCAATTTTATCAGGGATGTTACCGCGAAGGTGAAGGAACTGGGACCCAGTCCTCTTAAGCCTGCGGGGGTGAGCTGAATGGTCAAAGTAGGCGATATGCTCATCGGGTATGCCACTGATGAGGGTGTGCGAAAGCGCGGTGCTTCCGGCGGGCTGGTCACAGCGGTTCTGGCCGCAGCTCTTGAAAAGGGACTGGTTGAGAATGTGGTGGTGCTCAAACATATCAATGAGTTTGAAGCCGTCCCTATCGTTACTGATAATGTGGAAGAGGTACTGGCATCCACAGGCAGTTTGCATTCGGTACCGGTGAACCTGGCCAGGTACGCGGTCGGCCGCAAGGTGGCTATGCCTGCCAAACCCTGTGATACCCGGGCTGTTATCGAGCAGGCAAAACGCGGTAAGATAGACCTGGACACTACCTACATTGTAGGATTGAACTGCGGGGGAAGCATGCATCCGGTCGTGACCAAAAAGATGCTGGCCGATATGTATGATATTGACCCTGACGATGTAGTTGGCGAGGAGATAGAGAAGGGAAAACTGATATTCAAGACGAAGGATGGAAAAGAGAAGGCCATATCCATCGATGAACTGGAAGAGGCAGGATTCGGACGCCGTGAAAGCTGCCGGTACTGCACGTTAAAAATACCGGTGAACGCTGACCTGGCCTGCGGGAACTGGGGTGTTATCGGGGACCTGGCAGGTAATGCCACGTTCTGCCAGGTGATGAACGATAAAGGTGTGCGGCTCCTGGAGAATGCCATTGAAGCGGGCCGTATCGAGGTGCAGCCGGCAAGCGATAAGGCGATAGGGATACGGGAGAAGGTGAACGGTGCCATGGAGAAACTGGGTAAGACCTGGGAGGAGAACGTGTTCACTGAGATACCTGACAAAGAGCGAATGCAGTATTACCTGGAACAGATGGCGGACTGCATTGACTGCGGAGCCTGTAAGGAGGTATGCCCGGTTTGCACATGCGGCGAGGATTCCAAGTGTACCATGTTCCATACCCTGGTCGATGACTACAAAATGAGCATGTATCATCTCATACGGTTGCTGCACCT harbors:
- a CDS encoding Coenzyme F420 hydrogenase/dehydrogenase, beta subunit C-terminal domain; the encoded protein is MVKVGDMLIGYATDEGVRKRGASGGLVTAVLAAALEKGLVENVVVLKHINEFEAVPIVTDNVEEVLASTGSLHSVPVNLARYAVGRKVAMPAKPCDTRAVIEQAKRGKIDLDTTYIVGLNCGGSMHPVVTKKMLADMYDIDPDDVVGEEIEKGKLIFKTKDGKEKAISIDELEEAGFGRRESCRYCTLKIPVNADLACGNWGVIGDLAGNATFCQVMNDKGVRLLENAIEAGRIEVQPASDKAIGIREKVNGAMEKLGKTWEENVFTEIPDKERMQYYLEQMADCIDCGACKEVCPVCTCGEDSKCTMFHTLVDDYKMSMYHLIRLLHLSDSCIACGQCTDMCPVDIPITMLQNRFSIPAQRKRDYTPGMNVDDTPPYFEVMLK
- a CDS encoding hydrogenase iron-sulfur subunit; protein product: MPENGWEPKIVAFCCNWCSYGGADTAGMGRFQQPASTRVIRVMCSGRIDPLHVFNAFLEGADAVLVTGCHIGDCHYVNGNEKTEVRYGFLEDMIQQLGLEPERLHLNWISASEGERFANFIRDVTAKVKELGPSPLKPAGVS